Proteins from a genomic interval of Acidobacteriota bacterium:
- a CDS encoding YdcF family protein, translating to MYALVSKLVEPFTLGLIVLVAVLVRTLRHLGPGWRRVVVATSLVVVSASSWPPVAWVAMRNLERASVDRAAEAGPADPIVVLGGGIRRQADGTWDLADDSLVRTLHGARLYHALGPRTVVVSGGPPPGLPDAAVARPMRELLRRLGVPGERILVDDRSRTTFENALETARLLDQSASRRIVLVTEAYHLPRSVRVFAAQGFEVLPSGCGHVTAGAGWRLTDLLPDGRSARRTSLAAHESLGLLYYWVAGRL from the coding sequence GTGTACGCCCTCGTCTCGAAGCTCGTCGAGCCGTTCACCCTCGGCCTGATCGTCCTCGTGGCGGTGCTCGTCAGAACCCTGCGCCACCTCGGACCAGGCTGGCGGCGCGTCGTCGTGGCCACGAGCCTCGTCGTGGTATCGGCCTCGTCCTGGCCGCCCGTGGCCTGGGTGGCCATGCGCAACCTCGAGCGAGCGTCCGTCGACCGGGCCGCCGAGGCGGGTCCCGCCGACCCGATCGTCGTGCTCGGCGGCGGCATTCGCCGGCAGGCCGACGGCACGTGGGACCTCGCCGACGATTCGCTCGTCCGAACGCTGCACGGCGCGCGGCTCTATCACGCCCTCGGTCCCCGGACGGTCGTGGTGAGCGGCGGGCCACCGCCAGGCCTGCCCGACGCGGCCGTTGCGCGACCGATGCGCGAGCTGCTGCGGCGGCTCGGCGTCCCCGGCGAACGGATCCTCGTCGACGACCGATCGCGAACGACGTTCGAGAACGCCCTCGAAACGGCTCGGCTGCTCGACCAAAGCGCCTCGCGACGCATCGTCCTCGTCACCGAGGCCTATCACCTGCCGCGCAGCGTGCGCGTGTTCGCCGCACAGGGCTTCGAGGTGCTGCCGTCGGGGTGCGGCCACGTGACCGCCGGCGCCGGGTGGCGTCTGACGGATCTGCTGCCCGACGGACGATCGGCGCGCCGCACGTCACTCGCGGCGCACGAGTCGCTCGGCCTGCTCTACTACTGGGTCGCAGGCCGGCTGTAA
- a CDS encoding carbohydrate binding family 9 domain-containing protein, whose product MWALCLPAVAGAQAGSDNGNAVAVPGVRPQAEATRVEEAPLIDGDVLNDPVWREVAPISGFWQTTPDEGRPASERTEVRVVFTESTIYFGIVCYDSNPAGIVVSDTRRDSPLDETDSLQIILDTYRDGQNGFVFGTNPAGMEYDGQVSNEGQGGGGGARQQTGSGGGFNLNWDGAWQVRTRIFEQGWSAEFAIPFKTLRYRPGETSWGFNVQRNIRRRNERAFWARLDRQYSLYRLSEAGVLTGLALPVPRNLKLMPYVLGAAVSQRHDDRGARLDPDLGVDVKYGVTPSLTLDFTVNTDFAQVEVDEEQVNLDRFNLFFPEKRPFFLENAGLFSVGNPGEVEMFFSRRIGIGNDGRVIPIVAGGRLTGKASGFNVGLLNMQTSEDEGFTPAQNFTAVRVNREFGNRSRVGGLFVNRMATGGSRRDDDNNQTVAVDARFGIGRRGQVRGYAASTRTPGIRSDAYAYSVGSQYESERWRLSADYTEVGDGFNPEVGFLSRRGFRKPDLLAFRTIRLPENRLGLFELRPHVSYRGFWNHEGFQETGYLHVDNHYEWRSAHELHTGVNFTREGVVRPFTIYPGVVVPAGTYDHKEAQIVGFTNRGHWIYVDSTNRIGGFFGGTRFSTNTGIVVRPGETFNASVYWNRNDVNLPWGDFVTNLVRTRVSYSFSPRVYLQALLQYNDRAEIWSTNLRFGWLSDSNTGLFVVYNDVQDLDDRSTRQLGRSLTIKFSRLIDVLR is encoded by the coding sequence CTGTGGGCCCTGTGCCTGCCTGCAGTCGCTGGCGCTCAGGCAGGCAGCGACAACGGCAACGCCGTGGCCGTGCCGGGTGTTCGGCCCCAGGCCGAGGCCACGCGCGTCGAAGAGGCGCCGCTCATCGACGGCGACGTCCTGAACGACCCGGTCTGGCGGGAGGTCGCGCCCATCAGTGGCTTCTGGCAGACGACCCCCGACGAGGGGCGCCCGGCGTCCGAGCGCACCGAGGTGCGTGTCGTCTTCACCGAGTCGACGATCTACTTCGGCATCGTCTGCTACGATTCGAATCCCGCCGGGATCGTCGTCTCCGACACCCGTCGCGACTCGCCCCTCGACGAGACCGACAGCCTGCAGATCATCCTCGACACCTACCGCGACGGGCAGAACGGCTTCGTGTTCGGCACGAACCCCGCCGGCATGGAGTACGACGGGCAGGTGAGCAACGAGGGCCAGGGCGGCGGCGGCGGCGCGCGGCAGCAGACCGGCTCGGGCGGGGGGTTCAATCTCAACTGGGACGGGGCCTGGCAGGTCCGCACGCGCATCTTCGAGCAGGGCTGGAGCGCCGAGTTCGCGATCCCGTTCAAGACGCTGCGCTACCGCCCGGGCGAGACGAGCTGGGGGTTCAACGTCCAGCGCAACATCCGGCGTCGCAACGAGCGGGCGTTCTGGGCGCGCCTCGACCGCCAGTACTCGCTCTACCGGCTCTCGGAGGCGGGTGTGCTGACGGGACTCGCCCTGCCGGTCCCCAGGAACCTGAAGCTGATGCCGTACGTCCTCGGGGCGGCCGTGAGTCAGCGGCACGACGACCGCGGTGCCCGCCTCGATCCCGATCTCGGCGTCGACGTAAAGTACGGCGTCACGCCGAGTCTGACGCTCGACTTCACGGTCAACACCGACTTCGCGCAGGTGGAAGTCGACGAAGAACAGGTGAACCTCGATCGCTTCAACCTGTTCTTCCCGGAGAAGCGTCCGTTCTTCCTCGAGAACGCCGGCCTCTTCTCGGTGGGCAACCCCGGCGAGGTCGAGATGTTCTTCAGCCGGCGCATCGGGATCGGCAACGACGGGCGCGTGATCCCGATCGTGGCCGGCGGACGCCTCACCGGGAAGGCGAGCGGGTTCAACGTCGGCCTGCTCAACATGCAGACGAGCGAGGACGAGGGTTTCACGCCGGCGCAGAACTTCACGGCCGTGCGGGTCAACCGGGAGTTCGGGAACCGGTCTCGCGTGGGCGGTTTGTTCGTGAACCGGATGGCCACCGGGGGTAGCCGTCGCGACGACGACAACAACCAGACCGTCGCCGTCGACGCCCGATTCGGGATTGGCCGGCGGGGCCAGGTGCGCGGCTACGCGGCGAGCACGCGGACGCCGGGGATCCGCAGCGACGCCTACGCCTACAGCGTGGGCTCGCAGTACGAGTCGGAGCGCTGGCGGCTCTCGGCCGACTACACGGAGGTGGGCGACGGCTTCAACCCTGAGGTGGGTTTCCTCTCGCGCCGCGGCTTCCGCAAGCCCGACCTCCTCGCGTTCCGGACGATCCGCCTGCCCGAGAATCGCCTGGGCCTGTTCGAGCTGCGCCCGCACGTGTCGTATCGCGGGTTCTGGAACCACGAGGGGTTCCAGGAGACGGGCTACCTGCACGTCGACAACCACTACGAGTGGCGATCGGCCCACGAGCTGCACACCGGCGTCAACTTCACCCGCGAGGGCGTGGTGAGGCCGTTCACGATCTACCCGGGCGTCGTGGTCCCCGCCGGGACGTACGACCACAAGGAGGCCCAGATCGTGGGCTTCACCAACCGCGGCCACTGGATTTACGTCGACTCGACCAACCGCATTGGCGGGTTCTTCGGGGGCACGAGGTTCAGCACCAACACGGGCATCGTGGTCCGGCCGGGCGAGACGTTCAACGCGAGCGTGTACTGGAACCGCAACGACGTGAACCTGCCCTGGGGCGACTTCGTGACGAACCTCGTGCGGACGCGCGTGTCGTACTCGTTCTCACCGCGCGTTTACCTGCAGGCGCTGCTTCAGTACAACGACCGGGCCGAGATCTGGTCGACGAACCTCCGGTTCGGATGGCTTTCGGACTCGAACACCGGGCTCTTCGTCGTCTACAACGACGTGCAGGACCTCGACGATCGGTCGACGCGCCAGCTCGGGCGCAGCCTCACCATCAAGTTCAGCCGCTTGATCGACGTGCTCCGCTGA
- a CDS encoding glycosyltransferase family 4 protein gives MRLACVVQRYGLEITGGSEAHCRHLAERLAASHQVDVLTSCATDYLHWRNTLPAGWSTAGSVRLRRFEVARPRRMSAFVELSHRAFGRRRTPDDEREWFRANGPEVPGLLDYLQAHGADYDLVLFWAFRYFPSYFGVPIVSNRAVLVPTAEDDAVLDFTTVPAFLRLPRGYLFLTDEERALVTARAGGLDVPSAVIGTGLEPAIDRPASVLDELDLTDPFVVYVGRVDRNKGCEALVNDFARYVAEVGREVTLVLAGPVHIPMPSHPRIRVLGRVSDAVRDALFERARALVMPSPYESLCMALLEAWNHALPAIVNGHCAVLRGQVQRSNGGLHYGTSREFAAALSWVLEHPDLARQLGRQGLAYVEAEYRWPTVMSRVERLLGELLGG, from the coding sequence ATGAGACTCGCCTGCGTCGTCCAGCGCTACGGCCTGGAGATCACCGGCGGATCCGAAGCCCACTGCCGGCATCTTGCCGAGCGGCTCGCCGCCAGTCATCAGGTCGACGTGCTCACATCGTGCGCCACCGATTACCTGCACTGGCGCAACACGCTGCCCGCCGGCTGGTCGACGGCCGGTTCCGTGCGCCTGCGCCGCTTCGAGGTCGCCAGGCCGCGCCGGATGTCGGCGTTCGTCGAACTGAGCCACCGGGCGTTCGGCCGCCGGCGCACGCCCGACGACGAGCGCGAGTGGTTCCGCGCGAACGGCCCCGAGGTGCCCGGCCTGCTCGACTACCTGCAGGCCCATGGCGCCGACTACGATCTCGTCCTGTTCTGGGCCTTCCGCTACTTCCCGAGCTACTTCGGCGTTCCGATCGTCAGCAACCGGGCCGTGCTCGTTCCCACGGCCGAAGACGATGCGGTGCTCGACTTCACGACCGTGCCGGCGTTCCTGCGGCTGCCGCGTGGCTACCTGTTCCTGACCGACGAGGAGCGCGCGCTGGTGACCGCGCGCGCCGGGGGGCTCGACGTGCCGTCGGCGGTCATCGGCACGGGGCTCGAGCCGGCCATCGACCGGCCGGCGTCCGTGCTCGACGAGCTCGACCTGACCGATCCGTTCGTGGTCTACGTCGGGCGCGTCGATCGCAACAAGGGGTGCGAAGCGCTCGTGAACGACTTCGCGCGCTACGTTGCCGAGGTCGGGCGGGAGGTCACGCTGGTGCTCGCCGGGCCGGTGCACATCCCGATGCCCTCGCATCCCCGGATCCGCGTGCTCGGGCGTGTGTCGGACGCCGTGCGCGATGCGCTGTTCGAGCGCGCCCGCGCGCTCGTCATGCCGTCCCCGTACGAGAGCCTCTGCATGGCGCTGCTCGAAGCCTGGAACCACGCGCTGCCGGCCATCGTGAACGGTCACTGCGCGGTGCTGCGCGGGCAGGTCCAGCGGTCCAACGGCGGCCTGCACTACGGGACGTCCCGCGAGTTCGCCGCGGCGTTGTCGTGGGTCCTCGAGCACCCCGACCTCGCGCGGCAGCTCGGACGGCAGGGCCTGGCTTACGTCGAAGCCGAATACCGCTGGCCGACCGTGATGTCGCGCGTGGAGCGGCTGCTCGGAGAGCTCCTGGGCGGCTGA
- the frdA gene encoding fumarate reductase (quinol) flavoprotein subunit gives MDVIACDVLVVGGGGAGLRAAIAVAEADPRLRIGVVSKVYPMRSHTVAAEGGAAGVIKPGDDLDAHAYDTISGGDWIPDQDAVEAFVVEAPRELLRLEHWGCPWSREPDGTVAVRPFGGMKAERTWFAADKTGFHLLHTLFQTTLKYDGIERLDEWFVTRLLVDGGRCQGVVAIEIASGRMAAILARAVILCTGGCGRVFPFTTNAAIKTGDGMALAYRAGAALKDMEFVQYHPTGLPFTGILITEATRAEGGWLLNRDGYRYLQDYDLGTPQPTPVLRSMELGPRDRLSQAFVKEQQKGRTLDGPYGAYVHLDIRHLGAELIDRKLPFVRELCLKYEHLDPVEEMIPVRPVVHYMMGGVHTDLEGGTSLAGLFAAGECACVSINGANRLGSNSLPELLVFGARAGRAAARFAAAQPPPAATLAGQALDEARRIDATYLRSGKGGERVATLRREMQTTMEASAGIYRDAASLDAGAATLRRLQERLGAVSLDDRSHTFNTELLTAIELAGMLDVAEAIVHSARARCESRGSHQRTDHPDRDDQRFLAHTVATRGADGVPEIGWRPVTITRWAPGQRVYGR, from the coding sequence GTGGACGTCATTGCGTGCGACGTGCTCGTCGTCGGCGGCGGCGGTGCTGGACTGCGCGCGGCGATTGCCGTCGCCGAGGCCGATCCGCGTTTGCGCATCGGGGTGGTGTCGAAGGTCTACCCGATGCGGAGCCACACCGTGGCGGCCGAGGGCGGAGCGGCGGGCGTCATCAAGCCGGGCGACGACCTCGACGCCCACGCCTACGACACCATCTCCGGTGGCGACTGGATTCCCGACCAGGACGCGGTCGAGGCGTTCGTCGTCGAAGCGCCGCGGGAGCTGCTCCGGCTCGAGCACTGGGGCTGCCCCTGGAGCCGCGAGCCCGATGGCACGGTCGCCGTCCGCCCGTTCGGGGGCATGAAGGCCGAGCGGACGTGGTTCGCCGCCGACAAGACCGGCTTCCACCTGCTCCACACGCTCTTCCAGACGACGCTGAAGTACGACGGCATCGAGCGGCTCGACGAGTGGTTCGTCACCAGGCTGCTCGTCGATGGCGGCCGCTGCCAGGGCGTGGTCGCCATCGAGATCGCGTCGGGGCGGATGGCCGCCATCCTGGCCCGGGCGGTCATCCTCTGCACTGGCGGGTGCGGCCGCGTCTTCCCGTTCACCACGAACGCGGCCATCAAGACGGGCGACGGCATGGCGCTCGCCTACCGTGCGGGCGCCGCGCTGAAGGACATGGAGTTCGTCCAGTACCACCCGACGGGCCTCCCGTTCACCGGCATCCTGATCACCGAGGCGACGCGCGCGGAAGGCGGCTGGCTGCTCAACAGGGACGGCTACCGCTACCTGCAGGACTACGACCTCGGTACCCCGCAACCGACGCCGGTGCTGCGGTCGATGGAGCTCGGTCCGCGCGACAGGCTCTCGCAGGCCTTCGTCAAGGAGCAGCAGAAGGGGCGCACGCTCGACGGGCCGTACGGCGCGTACGTCCACCTCGACATCCGTCACCTCGGTGCCGAGCTCATCGATCGCAAGCTGCCCTTCGTGCGCGAGCTGTGCCTCAAGTACGAACACCTCGACCCGGTGGAGGAGATGATCCCGGTGCGGCCGGTCGTGCACTACATGATGGGCGGCGTTCATACCGATCTCGAGGGCGGCACCTCGCTCGCCGGTCTTTTCGCGGCGGGTGAGTGCGCCTGCGTCAGCATCAACGGCGCCAACCGGCTCGGCTCGAATTCCCTGCCGGAGCTGCTGGTCTTCGGCGCGCGCGCCGGGCGCGCCGCCGCCAGATTCGCCGCCGCCCAGCCGCCACCCGCGGCCACCCTCGCGGGACAGGCGCTCGACGAAGCGCGGCGCATCGACGCCACCTACCTGAGGTCGGGCAAGGGCGGCGAGCGTGTAGCGACGCTGCGCCGCGAGATGCAGACGACGATGGAAGCGAGCGCCGGGATTTACCGCGACGCCGCCTCGCTCGACGCAGGCGCCGCGACGCTCCGGCGCCTGCAGGAACGTCTCGGGGCGGTGTCGCTCGACGACCGCAGCCACACGTTCAACACCGAGCTGCTGACGGCCATCGAGCTCGCCGGCATGCTCGACGTCGCGGAAGCGATCGTGCACTCGGCGCGCGCGCGGTGCGAATCGCGCGGCTCGCACCAGCGGACCGACCATCCCGACCGCGACGACCAGCGCTTTCTCGCGCACACCGTCGCGACGCGCGGCGCCGATGGCGTTCCCGAGATCGGCTGGAGGCCCGTCACGATCACGCGCTGGGCGCCGGGACAGCGGGTCTACGGCCGGTAG
- a CDS encoding succinate dehydrogenase/fumarate reductase iron-sulfur subunit, with protein sequence MAATVTVEVARYRPERDAEPVFQQYEVPVRHEWVVLDALTHVKDEIDGSVAFRWSCRMGVCGSCGMMVNGQPTLTCASYLTDHLPGPIRIEPLRHFPVIRDLVVDLASFLRKLRRVKPWIVRDDGPVEPEGEYRQTPEELERYHQFSQCINCLLCYSACPIVGLEPDFTGPAAIALAQRYNLDSRDRGARERLEALSGDHGIWDCTFVGECTEVCPKNVDPAGAIQQYKLASALDTLRSFVLPWGK encoded by the coding sequence ATGGCGGCAACCGTCACGGTGGAAGTCGCGCGGTACCGGCCCGAGCGCGATGCCGAACCGGTGTTCCAGCAATACGAGGTGCCGGTCCGCCACGAGTGGGTCGTTCTCGACGCGCTCACGCACGTCAAGGACGAGATCGACGGGTCGGTGGCGTTCCGGTGGTCGTGCCGCATGGGCGTGTGCGGGAGCTGCGGGATGATGGTGAACGGCCAGCCCACGCTCACCTGTGCGTCGTACCTGACCGACCACCTGCCGGGCCCGATCCGCATCGAGCCGCTCCGGCACTTCCCGGTGATCCGCGATCTCGTGGTCGACCTGGCGAGCTTCCTGAGGAAGCTGCGGCGAGTGAAACCCTGGATCGTCCGCGACGACGGACCGGTCGAGCCCGAGGGGGAGTACCGGCAGACGCCCGAAGAGCTGGAGCGGTACCACCAGTTCAGCCAGTGCATCAACTGCCTGCTCTGCTATTCCGCCTGTCCGATCGTCGGGCTCGAACCCGACTTCACGGGACCGGCGGCCATCGCGCTCGCCCAGCGGTACAACCTCGACTCGCGCGACCGCGGCGCGCGCGAGCGCCTCGAGGCCCTGTCGGGTGACCACGGCATCTGGGACTGCACGTTCGTCGGGGAGTGCACCGAGGTGTGTCCGAAGAACGTCGACCCTGCTGGCGCGATCCAGCAGTACAAGCTGGCGAGCGCGCTCGACACGCTGCGGTCGTTCGTGCTGCCGTGGGGGAAGTGA
- a CDS encoding fumarate reductase subunit C — translation MAGTLDAPRYHGRWHRPRTSVFWWLESWRYTRFVLRELTSVCVAWTALVLMAYVGAAGLGAEALATFLSWMGAPWLVAWHVVVLAGLVYHSVSWFSLAPSAMVVRVGGRRVPASLIVGGNVAAWVVVSAALLWLAGRA, via the coding sequence ATGGCGGGCACGCTCGATGCCCCGCGGTACCACGGCCGGTGGCACCGCCCGCGCACGTCGGTGTTCTGGTGGCTCGAGAGCTGGCGCTACACGCGGTTCGTCCTGCGCGAGCTGACGAGCGTCTGCGTGGCGTGGACGGCGCTCGTCCTGATGGCGTACGTCGGGGCGGCGGGCCTCGGAGCCGAGGCGCTGGCGACGTTCCTGTCGTGGATGGGAGCGCCCTGGCTGGTCGCCTGGCATGTCGTGGTGCTCGCCGGGCTCGTCTACCACAGCGTGAGCTGGTTCAGCCTGGCCCCGAGTGCCATGGTGGTTCGCGTGGGAGGCCGGAGGGTGCCGGCGTCGTTGATCGTCGGCGGCAACGTCGCGGCCTGGGTCGTCGTCTCGGCGGCGCTGCTCTGGCTTGCAGGGAGAGCGTGA
- a CDS encoding fumarate reductase subunit D has translation MSRRVAPLLWLLFSAGGTVAAFFYPALLLIVAFVLPFGYRDGTELSLAGLLQPAVVRGLLVVVVALPLFHWAHRFRYTLYDGLQLKHLAVLIAVLCYGSALASTFVAAYLLFTLP, from the coding sequence ATGTCTCGACGCGTGGCGCCGCTCTTGTGGTTGCTCTTCAGTGCCGGGGGCACCGTCGCGGCCTTCTTCTACCCGGCACTGCTGCTGATTGTGGCCTTCGTGCTGCCCTTTGGCTACCGCGACGGGACGGAGCTCTCGCTAGCCGGCCTGCTCCAGCCGGCCGTCGTGCGCGGGCTGCTCGTCGTGGTGGTGGCGTTGCCGCTCTTCCACTGGGCGCACCGGTTCCGGTATACCCTGTACGACGGGCTGCAACTGAAGCACCTCGCCGTGCTGATTGCCGTGCTCTGCTACGGTTCGGCGCTCGCCTCGACCTTCGTCGCCGCGTATCTGCTGTTCACCC